The following are encoded together in the Aerococcus mictus genome:
- a CDS encoding metal ABC transporter permease, whose product MALFQYDFMVRAFIACGAIACFAPVLGLLLILRKQSLMSDTLAHVSLAGVALGFLLGVEPIYTTILVVVIAAMALEYLRRVYKNYSDISIAMLMSGGMALALLLMSRVESASSIEAYLFGSIVTISPVQVRLLIALAVIVLLAYFAFKRVLYVEAFDESIAYTSGLPTRLISMVLSIVTGVAISIMMPIAGTLLVSSILIMPAAIAMRLMKSFDRVIILAIIIALAGMFSGLLISYGLDTPPGATIAFIFVCLFALESIVLRLVKR is encoded by the coding sequence ATGGCGCTGTTTCAGTATGACTTCATGGTCCGAGCCTTCATCGCCTGTGGAGCCATAGCCTGTTTCGCTCCGGTATTGGGTTTATTGCTTATTTTAAGAAAACAGTCCCTGATGTCGGATACCCTGGCTCATGTTTCCCTGGCCGGGGTGGCTTTAGGTTTCTTATTAGGGGTGGAACCGATCTATACGACCATCTTAGTGGTGGTGATCGCGGCCATGGCCTTGGAATATCTCCGCCGGGTTTACAAAAACTATTCGGATATTTCCATTGCCATGTTGATGTCGGGTGGTATGGCCCTGGCCTTACTATTAATGTCACGGGTCGAATCAGCCAGCAGTATCGAGGCCTACTTGTTTGGGTCGATTGTCACTATTTCGCCTGTACAAGTCCGCTTATTAATTGCCTTAGCAGTCATTGTTCTCCTTGCTTATTTCGCCTTTAAGCGGGTCCTCTATGTGGAAGCCTTTGATGAGAGTATTGCCTATACTTCGGGTTTGCCTACGCGCCTGATTTCTATGGTGCTTTCGATCGTGACTGGGGTAGCCATTTCCATTATGATGCCGATTGCTGGGACTTTGTTGGTCTCTTCCATTCTGATCATGCCAGCGGCCATTGCTATGCGCTTGATGAAGAGTTTTGATCGTGTGATTATCCTAGCAATTATCATTGCCTTAGCGGGTATGTTTTCAGGTCTGCTGATTTCCTATGGCTTAGACACCCCTCCAGGAGCAACGATTGCCTTTATCTTTGTCTGTCTTTTTGCCTTGGAAAGTATTGTCTTACGCTTGGTAAAAAGATAG
- the purR gene encoding pur operon repressor, with product MKMKRSHRLVDMTHYLLNNPYRTISLPFFVDRYQAAKSSISEDVGIIAEQFKLSNIGIVETIAGASGGVIFRPKVEKDKAMEYMNQLTAKLTDKQRILPGGYFYFSDVLGNPYDLRHIGNIIASAYYGQSIDVIMTMATKGISMAQAVANFLNVPFVIVQREAQLTEGSTVSVTYVTGNDEVKKMALTKNNLSADQNILIVDDFMNGGGTMNGMLSLVEEFDCHTIGAVVFGEADNQKNYIDYPYKSLIKVKKTDDNLDVAGIELGSLFD from the coding sequence ATGAAAATGAAGCGTAGTCATCGTTTAGTCGATATGACCCATTATTTGTTGAATAACCCTTATCGAACGATTTCCTTACCCTTCTTTGTTGACCGCTATCAAGCAGCCAAGTCATCCATTTCCGAAGATGTCGGCATTATTGCTGAACAATTTAAGTTATCTAATATTGGTATTGTTGAAACTATTGCTGGAGCCAGTGGTGGTGTCATTTTCCGCCCTAAAGTGGAAAAAGACAAGGCCATGGAGTATATGAATCAATTAACCGCTAAGTTGACTGATAAGCAACGCATTTTACCGGGCGGTTATTTCTATTTCTCTGACGTTTTAGGCAACCCCTATGATTTACGCCATATTGGTAACATTATCGCTTCCGCTTATTATGGACAGTCTATTGATGTGATCATGACCATGGCAACCAAGGGGATTTCCATGGCCCAAGCAGTCGCCAATTTCTTAAATGTTCCCTTTGTCATCGTTCAACGGGAAGCCCAGTTAACGGAAGGGTCTACTGTTTCAGTAACCTATGTGACGGGAAATGACGAAGTGAAAAAAATGGCCTTGACCAAAAATAATCTCTCGGCCGACCAAAATATTTTAATTGTTGATGACTTTATGAATGGGGGCGGTACCATGAATGGGATGCTCAGTTTAGTTGAAGAATTTGACTGCCATACCATCGGAGCGGTGGTCTTTGGCGAAGCTGATAATCAAAAGAACTATATCGATTATCCCTATAAGTCCCTCATCAAGGTTAAAAAGACAGACGATAATTTAGATGTAGCGGGGATTGAATTAGGGTCATTGTTTGACTAG
- a CDS encoding lipopolysaccharide biosynthesis protein, which yields MSKKQPSSAKSVLINSGIYSITSILQKAIGFILLPLYTLYLTPEDYGIVGVVNSLTQVLTLLFTFSLNSAVQRYFYRYRENWPQLQSFYGTIMLFIMGNSLFLGGLIILFKDILVEPFVDGIAFYPYIFMGIITVIVNPIYNIYQTLLQTMEQAKAYAINSLLNFAMMVACNILFIVVFQWGATGQLLSYLITGFTFGLYALISLYQRGIIRFNFQWNYLKEALSYSIPLLPHLMSTQIADFVSRLFLNNQVSTASAGLYTTASQFMLIIDTMQYSVNSAYVPWFYSLMDLGGQHKKKAIQFADVLSRIYLIISLGMSLFIKEVVQIFIADGYLLAWTLVPIILVAYQIRSVYLFYVNTLFYNTKATRYIFIATLSGSLLSVLLTATLTQYLGLLTPAIVLLIQWTVIAIIIYVLSRKIEPVNFKIKNMLLYIAILVLVSAVGLFYDITHPTGPLIWQNLLYKIVLYLVTTFVLVYREIPTIKALFTDFIGKKLNSGD from the coding sequence ATGTCAAAGAAGCAACCCTCTTCAGCAAAGAGTGTATTAATAAATTCTGGAATTTATTCGATCACCTCGATTTTGCAAAAAGCGATTGGATTTATTTTACTTCCTTTATATACTTTATACCTTACTCCTGAAGACTATGGGATTGTTGGAGTGGTTAATTCATTGACCCAGGTATTAACCTTATTGTTCACTTTTTCTCTAAATAGTGCAGTTCAACGTTATTTTTACCGCTATCGGGAAAATTGGCCCCAATTACAATCCTTTTACGGGACCATTATGCTCTTTATTATGGGCAATAGCCTCTTTTTAGGGGGCTTAATTATCCTATTTAAGGATATCCTGGTTGAACCCTTTGTTGATGGGATCGCCTTTTATCCTTATATTTTTATGGGGATCATTACCGTTATTGTTAACCCGATTTATAATATTTATCAAACCTTATTGCAGACTATGGAACAAGCCAAGGCCTATGCCATTAACAGCTTGCTTAATTTTGCCATGATGGTGGCTTGTAATATTCTCTTTATTGTCGTTTTCCAATGGGGAGCCACTGGGCAATTATTAAGTTACTTGATCACCGGCTTTACTTTTGGTTTATATGCCTTGATTAGTTTATATCAGCGTGGCATCATCCGCTTTAACTTCCAATGGAATTACCTGAAAGAGGCGCTTTCCTATTCGATTCCACTCCTGCCGCATTTGATGTCGACCCAAATTGCTGATTTTGTCTCACGACTATTTCTTAATAACCAGGTGTCGACTGCCAGTGCGGGTCTCTATACCACAGCCTCACAGTTTATGTTAATTATTGATACCATGCAATATAGTGTCAATTCTGCCTATGTTCCGTGGTTCTATAGCTTGATGGATCTGGGTGGTCAGCACAAGAAAAAAGCCATTCAATTTGCGGATGTCTTGAGTCGGATTTATTTAATTATTAGTTTGGGAATGTCCTTATTTATTAAGGAGGTTGTCCAAATTTTTATTGCCGATGGCTATTTACTGGCTTGGACTCTAGTTCCTATCATACTGGTGGCTTATCAAATCCGTTCAGTCTACCTCTTCTACGTCAATACACTCTTCTATAATACCAAGGCTACTAGATACATTTTTATTGCTACCCTGTCAGGGAGTTTACTAAGTGTCTTGTTAACCGCAACACTGACCCAGTACCTAGGACTCTTAACCCCAGCCATCGTGCTTTTGATCCAATGGACCGTAATCGCAATCATTATTTACGTCCTATCCAGAAAAATTGAACCCGTCAATTTTAAAATCAAAAATATGTTGCTTTATATTGCTATATTAGTTCTGGTAAGCGCTGTGGGTTTGTTTTATGATATTACCCACCCAACTGGACCACTGATTTGGCAAAATCTTCTCTATAAGATTGTTCTCTACCTAGTGACTACTTTCGTACTCGTCTATAGAGAAATCCCTACCATAAAGGCCTTGTTCACTGATTTTATTGGTAAAAAATTAAACTCAGGAGATTAG
- a CDS encoding polysialyltransferase family glycosyltransferase, which translates to MKHAIVAWTPLHIINSLNIWKNCLSGEELTLFIYNEFANADLLIDISRKLGQGLEVIKINHQNLGGKLAKISRLYWNKNLIPLDDFDHIYLPGDNYFGRLLYSSLAAKGHDFHLHYYEDGMGIYLGAKPIEIKNANDALQKKLNKHSIFHGQWENCYAYQPNLVQWHDFSGELIKIPVLDQKNPAFPLIKAIFSQAYDEEMSQVTEGSVIYFDQPFKKDGAQIDELTLFNHLKAICDSLNIRIYVKLHPRSEANKYGRVNYLQTTMPWEIFLLFVDHSHLTLAAVNSTAVFSPYLLYQQRMPIIMLAGLVDHAIGKRVDEQTKKILANSLSMAKNFKGIYGPLLQVPENSKQLEDLLYEIKIKGDQ; encoded by the coding sequence ATGAAACATGCAATTGTTGCTTGGACGCCGCTTCATATTATCAATAGCCTTAATATCTGGAAGAATTGCTTATCTGGAGAAGAGCTGACCCTCTTTATCTATAACGAATTCGCTAACGCTGATTTATTAATTGATATAAGCAGGAAGCTAGGCCAGGGCTTAGAAGTGATTAAAATCAACCATCAGAACTTAGGCGGGAAATTGGCGAAAATTTCTCGTCTTTATTGGAATAAGAACTTGATCCCTCTAGATGATTTTGACCATATTTATTTACCGGGGGATAATTATTTTGGCCGCCTTCTCTATAGCAGCCTCGCTGCTAAAGGTCATGATTTTCACTTGCATTATTATGAAGATGGCATGGGGATTTATCTGGGCGCCAAACCCATAGAAATCAAAAATGCCAATGATGCCTTGCAAAAGAAATTGAATAAGCATTCCATTTTTCATGGCCAATGGGAAAATTGTTATGCCTATCAACCCAATTTGGTTCAGTGGCATGATTTCTCAGGCGAGTTGATAAAAATCCCTGTTCTTGACCAAAAGAATCCTGCTTTTCCCTTGATCAAGGCAATCTTTTCTCAAGCCTATGATGAAGAAATGAGCCAAGTGACTGAGGGAAGTGTCATTTATTTTGACCAGCCCTTCAAAAAAGATGGGGCACAAATCGATGAATTGACCTTGTTTAACCACTTAAAAGCCATATGTGATTCCTTAAATATTAGGATCTACGTGAAGTTACACCCTCGCTCTGAAGCAAATAAATATGGGCGGGTGAATTATTTACAAACTACCATGCCTTGGGAAATCTTTCTCTTGTTTGTAGACCATTCCCACTTGACCTTAGCCGCAGTGAATTCAACCGCGGTATTTTCACCTTATTTACTCTATCAACAAAGGATGCCGATTATTATGTTGGCCGGCCTGGTTGATCATGCGATTGGTAAAAGGGTTGATGAGCAGACTAAAAAAATATTAGCCAATAGTTTGTCTATGGCTAAGAATTTTAAGGGAATCTATGGGCCTTTGTTACAGGTACCTGAAAACAGCAAGCAGTTAGAAGACTTATTGTATGAGATTAAAATTAAAGGAGATCAATAG
- a CDS encoding O-antigen ligase family protein, with amino-acid sequence MKEYANKIFSIINNVHLFKIITLIINLIYAVPSSFDIENVPMKIVFVWGIYLLAKDFLTRRIMFKQKFWPFLFAFLISFAISVLLNLTYQFPDSAINWFYVAQTFFLIYAFNPSEDYQTSKKWMARFNDVFIGIVCFLGFVSLLLFAFHIRYWVLDGTGINWMRQGFTENRLFGLYTSPNMGSIIGVLSVVASLMNNILKRSSWKSFQPFYVFNAIIQYLYFVLASSRGTTLTLLTAGLVITCYTIYRLFVRHQANLKSLGKVILGAGLGLFLFVAVEHQAESILAYIPATTQTAARLVTGEISWSDLRHGESKAGGNKSTVIAPVSIQHDEGDAEVSAGRFTIWQAGVKAAAQNFLFGLSDIDLYRNIKDQEATAQVDMTKLTTLDRSEIKRARGNMHNTYIAVFTKAGFVGLIIIAAFALFYLIYHVGYLMTAKVDFSDANNQLYALILVTIIALLAEDMVENHILLANRDTIGLIFWTYAGFLNVHRSQLQAQKSQAINKDLKSKFINIISPY; translated from the coding sequence ATGAAAGAATATGCTAATAAAATCTTTTCAATAATTAATAATGTTCATTTATTTAAAATAATTACTTTGATTATTAATCTTATATATGCAGTTCCTAGCAGTTTTGATATCGAGAACGTCCCCATGAAAATTGTTTTTGTCTGGGGGATTTACTTATTGGCTAAGGACTTCTTGACCAGGCGGATAATGTTTAAGCAAAAGTTTTGGCCCTTTTTATTTGCCTTTTTAATCTCTTTTGCGATTTCGGTCCTCTTGAATCTGACTTATCAATTCCCTGATTCAGCAATTAACTGGTTCTATGTGGCCCAAACTTTCTTCCTGATCTATGCCTTTAATCCTAGTGAAGATTACCAAACAAGTAAAAAATGGATGGCAAGATTTAACGACGTCTTTATCGGTATCGTTTGCTTTTTGGGTTTTGTTTCCCTATTGCTCTTTGCCTTTCACATTCGCTACTGGGTTTTAGATGGTACTGGGATTAATTGGATGCGGCAAGGTTTCACTGAAAATCGCCTATTTGGCCTTTACACCAGTCCTAACATGGGGTCGATTATTGGTGTGTTAAGTGTTGTAGCTAGTTTAATGAATAATATCTTGAAGCGATCAAGTTGGAAGAGTTTCCAGCCTTTCTATGTTTTTAACGCCATTATTCAATATTTATATTTTGTCCTAGCTAGTTCGCGGGGCACCACGCTAACCCTCTTAACTGCTGGCTTAGTCATCACCTGCTATACCATTTATCGTCTCTTTGTTAGACACCAAGCCAACTTAAAAAGCCTGGGCAAGGTTATCCTAGGGGCAGGGCTGGGGCTCTTTCTTTTTGTCGCTGTGGAACATCAAGCGGAAAGTATTTTAGCCTATATTCCAGCAACGACCCAAACAGCTGCCCGCTTAGTTACTGGGGAAATCAGTTGGAGTGATTTGAGGCATGGGGAAAGCAAGGCTGGAGGAAATAAAAGTACGGTTATCGCTCCCGTAAGTATTCAACACGATGAAGGGGACGCTGAAGTTTCAGCAGGGCGCTTTACCATTTGGCAAGCCGGGGTCAAGGCCGCTGCACAAAATTTCTTGTTCGGTTTAAGTGACATTGACTTATACCGCAATATTAAAGACCAAGAAGCTACCGCCCAGGTTGATATGACCAAGCTCACCACCTTGGATAGAAGCGAGATCAAACGTGCTAGAGGAAACATGCATAATACCTATATTGCAGTCTTTACTAAGGCTGGTTTTGTCGGCTTAATTATTATTGCAGCCTTTGCGCTATTCTATTTAATTTATCATGTAGGCTATCTTATGACAGCAAAGGTTGATTTCAGTGATGCCAACAATCAATTATATGCCTTAATCTTAGTTACCATTATCGCCTTGTTGGCTGAAGATATGGTGGAAAATCATATCTTGTTAGCCAACCGCGATACCATTGGCTTAATTTTTTGGACCTATGCCGGTTTCCTTAATGTCCACCGTTCTCAATTACAAGCGCAAAAAAGCCAGGCAATCAATAAAGATCTAAAAAGTAAATTTATAAATATTATTTCGCCTTATTGA
- a CDS encoding polysaccharide deacetylase family protein encodes MNKKALFLTSILTVLLLGLAGILYYNHHITVAKVEKEVNEIYFNNKHDYINPNYSLEDLEKVKYDSRHIYGDHAKELQELIDRAIEKRKAIQFLNDSVLDDKPIIEGNQVNKDWVIEDGVSAEEVDKEKERFNFDYSDKLVEDLKANYGLLQQVAQSNETIENKIDHLPEKFMIESLDKDIDAFNQVAKEISNYIDHTNKEGQADLFKKRLMDYALSVKEQTANQDGYSKSLEKLLKQDELASVLTGSPVDYRPLVAITFDDGPDDNVENAMDICEQYGIKATFFLQGNNTEKKPELAREIVKRGHHVANHSYDHPDFAKLTDKQILDQINRTQDIIKQATGVTPTLFRTPYGQDRARTTQLVAPLKPCYWNTTSRDWQLTDPDDIYDMIMKNMQHHSVILQHSRYTATTDALKKVIPELKKRGYVFVFPEQIPDIKTWNHN; translated from the coding sequence ATGAACAAGAAAGCTTTATTTTTAACCAGTATTTTAACGGTTTTGCTCTTAGGCTTGGCTGGAATTTTATACTATAACCACCATATTACGGTGGCCAAAGTTGAAAAAGAAGTTAATGAAATTTATTTTAATAATAAGCATGACTACATCAATCCAAATTATTCTTTGGAGGATTTAGAGAAGGTTAAATATGATAGTCGCCACATCTATGGTGACCACGCTAAGGAATTACAAGAGCTCATTGACCGGGCGATTGAAAAGCGAAAGGCCATCCAATTCCTGAATGACTCCGTTCTTGATGATAAGCCGATTATTGAAGGCAACCAGGTCAATAAAGATTGGGTCATTGAAGATGGAGTTTCTGCTGAAGAGGTTGATAAGGAAAAAGAACGCTTTAATTTCGACTATTCAGACAAGTTAGTGGAAGATTTAAAAGCTAACTATGGACTTTTACAGCAGGTAGCCCAATCGAATGAGACGATTGAAAATAAAATTGATCATTTGCCAGAGAAGTTTATGATTGAAAGCTTAGATAAAGACATTGATGCTTTTAACCAGGTTGCTAAGGAAATATCCAATTATATCGACCATACCAATAAGGAAGGTCAAGCTGACCTCTTTAAAAAGCGCTTAATGGACTACGCTTTATCAGTAAAAGAACAGACGGCTAACCAGGATGGCTATAGCAAGTCTTTAGAAAAATTACTTAAGCAGGATGAATTAGCTAGTGTCTTGACCGGGTCACCAGTGGATTATCGGCCTTTAGTAGCTATTACCTTCGATGATGGTCCGGATGATAATGTCGAAAATGCCATGGATATCTGTGAACAATACGGCATCAAGGCGACCTTCTTCTTACAAGGAAATAATACCGAAAAGAAACCGGAATTAGCCCGCGAGATCGTTAAACGCGGCCACCATGTGGCAAACCACTCCTATGATCACCCTGATTTTGCTAAATTAACAGATAAGCAAATTTTAGACCAAATTAATCGTACCCAAGATATCATTAAACAAGCAACGGGAGTAACGCCGACATTATTTAGAACGCCTTATGGCCAAGATAGAGCGCGGACGACTCAATTAGTTGCCCCCTTAAAACCTTGTTATTGGAATACCACCTCCAGAGACTGGCAATTAACTGACCCCGATGATATCTATGATATGATCATGAAAAATATGCAACACCATTCTGTTATTTTACAGCATTCTAGGTATACGGCGACAACCGATGCCTTGAAGAAAGTGATTCCGGAACTGAAGAAGCGGGGCTATGTGTTTGTATTTCCTGAGCAAATCCCTGACATCAAAACTTGGAATCATAACTAA
- a CDS encoding ArnT family glycosyltransferase gives MFNLFLFILSTYGYVSCLEKRLAVSPYLSWILVIAGQSLTIFVLALLNLLQPAMYLIYYLGFILLAVYLFQQSRSSQGSFLDLFQRKFSWISLIFLLTFLIWVFFMKDMPLIFWDNFSHWGLIVKFFFNEQRLATDLDKIIYYRSYPPAVSLYINYVVNFLGYSEGHMIIGNFMVNLAALYAFFTPFNIKKNKIIGFLVLFLIAVFYLMDDHVKMYNLLVDNLLAYLTLAGFAGLYHYRENRKTSSLIVILLAGFLGLVKGSGIFFAVLVIAVYCYYLTKYDKAKAPFSLKKYLPVLLSLLPFAMWKLYVRLMYDTSQFRHSVHFDWSQLHLKAKIVAKFILQSLDPWTPSTWGLVLIVVLVLVMLLVTAREKNLQKRLMIFSGILFAVLFIYYLSTMAMYLTAMPMDEAVKLAQFDRYTLTGVFVGLGSISLVAIKYFESRVEDKSDYSLYGKKFIYTGLIGIYLISLAYDLVDAAIEKRSFVTDSIPYEYQKMGIDNHNLNNKKILVLASGKWNTDNAGNLYLYTPNTHLYKGNPDVVKKYEQILVLDNKEQTQTWVKELTGQQLAPGFYDVKDVVNEKLIQK, from the coding sequence ATGTTCAATCTATTTTTATTTATCTTGTCGACCTACGGCTATGTCTCATGCTTAGAGAAGCGATTAGCAGTTTCGCCTTATCTGTCTTGGATCTTAGTGATTGCTGGTCAAAGTTTGACTATTTTTGTCCTGGCCCTGTTGAACTTACTGCAGCCAGCTATGTATCTTATTTATTACTTAGGTTTTATCCTATTAGCTGTTTATCTATTTCAGCAAAGTCGCTCTAGCCAGGGAAGTTTCCTTGATCTTTTCCAAAGAAAATTTTCCTGGATTAGCCTTATTTTTTTATTAACCTTTTTGATTTGGGTGTTTTTTATGAAGGATATGCCCCTTATTTTTTGGGATAATTTTTCCCATTGGGGATTAATTGTTAAATTCTTCTTCAATGAACAGCGCCTAGCCACTGATCTAGACAAGATTATCTACTATAGGTCTTATCCACCAGCAGTTTCCTTATACATCAATTATGTGGTTAATTTTCTGGGTTATAGCGAAGGTCATATGATTATTGGCAATTTCATGGTCAATTTAGCTGCGCTATACGCCTTTTTCACTCCCTTTAATATCAAGAAAAATAAAATCATTGGTTTTCTGGTCCTATTTTTAATCGCAGTCTTTTATTTAATGGATGACCACGTTAAAATGTATAATTTGTTAGTGGATAACTTGCTGGCTTATCTGACTTTGGCTGGCTTCGCTGGTTTATATCACTATCGGGAGAATAGAAAAACTAGTTCGCTAATTGTTATTCTCCTTGCCGGCTTCTTAGGCCTGGTTAAGGGCAGCGGGATTTTCTTTGCTGTCTTAGTTATTGCTGTTTACTGCTATTATTTGACTAAGTACGACAAGGCTAAAGCGCCCTTTTCTCTAAAAAAATATTTACCTGTTTTACTGAGTCTACTTCCCTTTGCTATGTGGAAACTCTATGTAAGGTTAATGTATGATACCTCGCAATTTCGCCATAGTGTCCACTTTGATTGGAGCCAACTACATCTTAAGGCCAAAATTGTGGCTAAATTTATCCTTCAAAGTTTGGACCCCTGGACGCCGTCAACTTGGGGACTGGTTTTGATAGTAGTCTTAGTTTTAGTGATGCTTTTAGTGACCGCTAGAGAGAAGAATTTGCAGAAGCGGCTAATGATTTTTTCTGGAATTCTTTTTGCTGTGTTGTTTATTTACTATTTGTCTACCATGGCCATGTACTTGACCGCTATGCCAATGGATGAAGCAGTCAAATTGGCTCAATTTGACCGTTATACCCTGACTGGGGTTTTTGTGGGACTAGGAAGTATTAGTCTAGTGGCGATTAAATATTTTGAGAGTCGAGTCGAGGACAAGAGCGATTATTCACTTTATGGCAAGAAGTTTATCTATACTGGACTTATTGGCATTTACTTGATCAGTCTGGCCTATGACTTAGTCGATGCCGCTATTGAAAAGCGAAGTTTCGTGACTGACTCTATTCCCTATGAATATCAAAAAATGGGCATTGATAACCATAATTTAAACAATAAAAAGATCTTAGTATTGGCCAGTGGTAAGTGGAATACCGATAATGCTGGCAATTTGTACCTCTACACCCCCAATACTCATCTCTATAAGGGCAATCCAGACGTGGTTAAAAAATATGAGCAAATCCTGGTTTTAGATAATAAGGAACAGACCCAGACTTGGGTCAAGGAATTAACTGGCCAACAATTAGCTCCGGGTTTCTACGATGTCAAGGATGTTGTCAATGAAAAACTTATTCAAAAATAG
- a CDS encoding cytidylyltransferase domain-containing protein, producing the protein MNILAVIPARGGSKGIPRKNVRILNGHPLIAYAIMNAQNSQYQMDVCVSTDDEEIARVAETYQAEVVWRGENLSSDAVTLDPVIYDAYQKMEAKKGVHYDLIITLQATSPLLQIKTLDQAIEKLINDPAIDTLISVVNHPHLSWTEDDSGKIIPNYKERLNRQYLPANYSETGAFLITRDHAIEENSRIGENLAVFQVPEAESTDIDTAQDWWVVENEMNKKNILIRVEGYAEIGLGHVYRGLALAYGLIHHKVHFVTSQQSNLAQEKLKASHFPYTVINSEEEILDLIDEYDADILINDILDTSIDYMQMLKQRDLRIINFEDIGPGADLADAVINDLYAPQKKGSQYYWGSPYYIIRDEFLINSPSDFHEEVKNIFVIFGGVDPNNLTQKVLEAIPFVENAKDIQFTIVVGPGYPYFEQVKAQAESMPYTIEVIQNVKVMSDYMNKSDIAVSSQGRTMLELAAMGVPTILLAQNERELTHEFGYLSNGFMNLGLGQAIDSQSIGRTLNWLIETPQIRQQMHQQMLANDLRHGLDRVLKIILE; encoded by the coding sequence ATGAATATATTAGCTGTTATACCAGCACGTGGAGGCTCTAAAGGAATTCCACGCAAGAACGTGAGAATACTTAATGGGCATCCGTTAATCGCTTATGCCATTATGAATGCTCAAAATAGCCAATATCAGATGGATGTCTGTGTCTCAACGGATGATGAAGAAATCGCCCGCGTCGCAGAAACTTACCAAGCTGAAGTGGTATGGCGAGGAGAAAATTTATCAAGTGATGCAGTCACCTTAGATCCAGTAATTTATGATGCTTATCAGAAGATGGAGGCTAAGAAGGGGGTCCATTATGACCTGATTATTACCCTGCAAGCGACCTCACCGCTCTTACAAATCAAAACCCTTGACCAAGCCATTGAAAAATTGATCAATGATCCGGCTATTGATACCTTGATCAGTGTGGTGAACCACCCGCATTTATCTTGGACAGAGGATGATTCTGGCAAGATTATTCCTAATTACAAGGAGCGACTCAATCGCCAATATTTACCAGCTAACTATTCTGAAACTGGCGCTTTCCTTATTACCCGTGACCATGCCATAGAAGAAAATTCGCGGATAGGGGAAAATTTAGCTGTTTTTCAGGTGCCAGAAGCGGAGTCAACCGACATCGACACAGCTCAGGACTGGTGGGTGGTTGAAAATGAAATGAATAAGAAAAATATTCTTATTCGTGTAGAAGGCTATGCCGAAATTGGTTTAGGACATGTCTACCGTGGCTTAGCCCTAGCTTACGGCTTGATCCATCATAAGGTCCACTTTGTGACTAGTCAGCAATCGAATCTGGCCCAGGAAAAATTAAAGGCCAGTCATTTTCCTTACACGGTAATCAATTCTGAAGAGGAAATTCTTGATCTGATCGACGAATATGATGCTGATATTTTAATTAATGATATTTTAGATACGTCTATTGATTATATGCAAATGCTCAAACAACGCGACCTGCGTATCATCAATTTTGAAGATATTGGCCCAGGAGCTGACCTCGCTGATGCGGTCATTAACGATCTATACGCTCCTCAGAAGAAAGGAAGCCAATATTATTGGGGAAGCCCCTATTACATCATTCGGGATGAATTCTTAATTAATTCTCCTAGTGATTTTCATGAAGAAGTGAAGAATATTTTTGTCATTTTTGGTGGGGTGGATCCTAATAACCTGACCCAAAAAGTATTGGAGGCTATTCCCTTTGTCGAAAATGCCAAAGACATTCAATTTACTATAGTGGTCGGACCTGGCTATCCTTATTTTGAACAAGTGAAGGCCCAGGCGGAAAGTATGCCATACACTATTGAAGTGATTCAAAATGTCAAAGTTATGTCTGATTATATGAATAAATCGGACATCGCAGTTTCTTCCCAAGGTCGGACCATGTTAGAGTTAGCGGCTATGGGAGTACCAACGATTCTCTTGGCTCAAAATGAGCGGGAATTGACCCATGAATTTGGATATTTATCCAATGGCTTTATGAACTTAGGTTTAGGTCAGGCCATCGATAGCCAATCCATTGGGCGGACTTTGAATTGGTTGATTGAAACACCACAAATTCGTCAACAAATGCACCAACAAATGTTAGCCAATGACTTACGTCATGGTTTAGATCGTGTATTAAAAATTATTTTAGAGTAA